ATCACGTATACGACGCATTCTCCAAGGGCTCCaggaggggagggggggttGGGTCACAGCAACGCCCACGTGTCGCccaattgattttaaaatttgaaaagtgCTCGTTGACATTTCCCTTGCactttgatttgcattttagAAAGTTACACGTGTTTCTCGTTGCATTAAgtaaaatcacaaaaaaaaaataaaaataaataccaaaaggAAAAGTCAAAGTCTGAAATTGAGCTGCCAATTTCTATGGATTTCAATAATGACCATGCCTGGCCCTGGCCTGAAACATTGACAACCCCCTTGCATGTCGCCTTATGCCATCTATTCATAATTTGATTATCATAATTCCAGTCATGTTTTTTCtgccagccccagccccacaCCTGACTAGATGTAGAATTTTTTGCCCGACACGTCGCCCCGTTGTCAACGGTTTTATCTCTGCACGTTTAAATGTCTGTCCCACTCTCGATCCGACTTTTCTGCTGGTTATGCTTCCTTTTGCGAGCCAgccaaaatgcatttcaacTGATTTTGTTGCCAAGTGCGCAAATTTCATGTAGGCATTTTAATGCACATGCGCGAAGGGCTTACAACTACTTACCAGCAATTTAGCTGCCCATCTACCAGCTTTGGTAGGCATATAAAGATATTGAATAGTAATAggttttaaagaaaataactATGTTCAACGCGTTGCTGCCTAACCCAATCATAGTCAGAAGCTTGTCGATTAGAAGTAAAATATAGGAAATTAaagtttattgttattattttatatattgaatGAGTTGAAAATTGATAATGTGGAGggtttatatattctttatcagctGAGTTGATATATTCATGTCCGTCTGTGAGAACACGTCGAACTCTGTATATAAATACCACACGGAGATGAATTCaagattttaaaatataggACCTTGCGCTTTGGTTTATGCACACTAGAGCATATAATATTTGAGCACTGCACATTTCACACAGATCAGACATTAGAAACCGAAGTTAATCAAGTACACATTTCCCATAGAATGCTGACATGAAAGGAAGAAGCACATCCGCTGAATAAAGTGTATGTATGATTTTGAGCTTCTGCAGCTCAGGCTCTAGCCTGGAATTAAAGTCTCCACTTCTAGCCGAACTTAAAATAATCTAAATTTCTGTCACTGCCTACTGTACGAGAACTTAATATGCATGGTGGATAGCCTGATTACTAAGAAATGTTTATTCAAAAGTAATCACGCCTTGGTACTGGGTGCCCCTTGTCAGAGATTAAACTCGAAAGATTGGCCAGAGAGCGACAAGAAGACGTGAGATTGCAGTTTTATATGTACCAAGTGGGACTTTAGGCGAGCTGCGGGAATTACAGTCAGTTATCGAAATGATCGTCGAAGGTTCAATGGCACCCCAGTGGGAAGAGAGGCAAAGGATTATGCAACAAACGAAATATCATCATCGTGCTGTGCCTGTTGTACTTGTTTTGCTTTCACAGAGCCCAAAACAAGCGCGGCTTATTAAGGCGCATTAATAATTTAGAATTGTTTGCTACCATTTCGCATAGTTTGAGTTATGACTTTGGCTACACGTACGAGTATTACGCGTCAATTATGAATTTCTAATTTAAcgagtatattttttttgtttttctttttttttttaatttttgtattttacgcCCCTTTGCCCTTTCCGGCTGTTCTATCGACATCACGTACAGTGCGCACTCAGCAAAAAGCGAAAGCTGCTGAGGCCAATGGCATCGGCAACAGCGCGTTACCATAAAAAATTATCGAGTAAGTAAtcgttttatatttctttttaattaccAACGAGtcaattgactttttatgAATCTACCTGGCGCTAGCCAACACCCCCAAATGCAGCTGGCGGGCCTTCAAAGTGCGGCGGTGCGTTTTTTACATCTTTCTGATGTCGTTCATCTTGTTAACGTGAGTCCAGAAAGGTGCCTGGCATAATAATAAGTAAGCATCTGAGCCACTTAATGAGTAAATTTATCACAGAGTGTCTTCACTTTGCCGACACACGCCTTAGTTTGTCATGACAGATTATCACAGCTGAGTGACAGCCTGCAGGACCTTACGGGAGCGTTATTCTAGTAACATTTGTTCTAGAAATTATTCCTTTATTTTAGGCTTTCAAAATCCACAGCTATAAATTAGAACAGCAATAACATTATATGTTAAGTACCTATTTgtacttatataaatatttattcccATATTTCCCGCCATTTCCATATTAAGTGAAGACTTAGTTGAATTCATGAAAATGcaattatgcatgcatacatgcaaacattcatacattcatacattcatatattcacacattcatacattcatactttcatacattcatacatgcatacattcataaattcatacattcatacatacatatatgcatacatatatacatacatgcctacatacatacatacgtaaattcatgcacacatgcacacatgcacacatgcatacatgcacacatacatacatgcctgcatacgtacatatattcatgcatgcatgcaaacATGcttatatgcatgcatatgtgcaCAAATAGCCTTAAGCAAATATTATATTTCCATATTGCAGCCTGGCTTGTGCCAAAACGATTATCTCCCTGCTCTCAAAACTGAGTTACTTCCCTAGAGAACAACAATAGAGACAAGAGACCACATTATTGCTAAGGTTTTCGAGAGGAGATGAACGAAATTCCAAGAGCTGTAATGCTGGGGGTTAgccttaaatatatacatatacatatacatatatacatatcaacTATTCCTTTTAACTGATTTGTGAAATGTTTAAGGTTCGtcttaaagaaaaaacaaatatcatTCCATTTTGCAGCCTGGATTGCTTCTAAAGTAATCTCTCCCTTTTGCTGCCATAGCTTAGGTTATTCCCTAGAGGATCACTCTACCGAAGACCATCTTATTGCTGGGTCTTTTATTCTATGCGACTCTCAGCTTTTAAATTGGATTCCACAACTTGCGTTCCACCGAGTTCCAAGTCACGTTTGCGAAGCAGAAGCGACAACAATGTAATTGTCTTTGtctttgtagttgttgtcgcCTACATTTCTTTGCCGCACGCACCTCGaggtgtgcgagtgtgtgtgtgttggtgtttgTTGGGTTTTCTCTACCTTTTGCATTCTTAACAAATCAAAGcgaagaatatataaattgggCGTCGCATTCGAACGTCGGTCGCAGTTAGTATTTGGAAGCCAACGGTGCCTCACAGGTGTGCGAGTGCAAGCTTTGGTCTAAACAATCTGATCTGAGAAAGAGATCTGCGTACGCTTGGATACATCAATTGgataagacacacacacacacacaaacaacccACAAGGAATACTATGTGCATGAAATATTCCCGACGAAGTTGAAATTAAGTGCAAGCTATTGTGATAAAAGTGataaagatacagataaatatatatatatatttatgtatatatatatatagagagagagagatataatTGAAGAGTTTGTGCATCATGTGGAAGTTCGTCTGTCTAATGCTGCTCCTGGCCACTGGCTGTAGCGCGGGCCCGCTTGCCCAGCAACAGGTGGGTTGGATTTGGCTTGCACTTGCAACATGTGCCGCAGACGATTTCCGTTCTTAACGGATATCGAAACGGGGAACGGAAAACTGTTAATGAAATGTTCGCCTTGCCCGGGCATAGTCTGAAATTTTAATGGCAAACACGAGCGTCCCGAACGTCCATCAGTTGAGTTAGTCATTCCATAGACCAAGTTGTCTGCAGGCGCATTTGCATAAGACATTTCGCTGTTTGCTTAGTTGGTATGCCAAACGTCTAGTCTTTTAACGGCTAAATGCAGCAGATGAGTCGAACAGGTCTTTATAGGCAGCTGCAGGTAGCCTTCTTTTATGGCAACCAAACTATGATTGGCAACACTCAAGCCCAGGCGattccaaataaatatatagcaaGAATAATTAAATGTGTAATATCTTCAAATTTATGAGAATGTAAGTAGACAGATATTCCAAAAGAATATAGCAGAGGGCATAAAGGAGGCTTTTGAGAATAATTGAATGTGTAATATGTTGCAATTTGGGAAAATATAATCTATTCCAGAAATTCAAAAGAAATATAACAGGGGGCTTTacgatataaaataaacttgtTTAATAGGTTTTAATTTGGGGGTATGTAAATAAGAAAGGGagaataatacaaataaataggAATTCCAAAGAAATATAACGAAGGGAATTAAGacacaaaataaatgtgtACTATAGGTTTATATTTGGGAGTAAAAAATAAGAGAGAGGgaataaaaaaagcaaaaattgagTATGTATTTCGTAAGCCCCCCATCCCTTAACGGTACATTACGATACCTGGCCGAAAGCTCGTCAGCTCATTGAAATGCGTGTCTCAATGAAACAAATAACCTATCGATATATGGATAAAAATATGATGTGATAACATTCGGGCGAAGCATTCGAAAGTGGATTCAATTGCAGCGTTGACCACAAAAGGTTTTCCGCGCAGGTGCGAACGCATTTGGGTGGGGGTTGtgttcagttcagttttcACTTAACGCCAAAAACTAGAACACAAGTGAAATTTTATCATAGCCATAGTCAAAGCTTAAGCTTTAGCTGCTGTCCGGCAATCATGTCACGTGCTTCGTTCATTTGGGATTAGCGCATGCGCAGCACGTAGTCCGTTAGCTGAATGGTCGCTGGGCTAATCGCAATGTCTTAATGCCAAACCCCCAACTCTTCTGCAGAGAAAGAATATGCCTATTGTGGCACGCGAGGACAGCGCACCGGCTGTGCAGGAATCCGACatggaggcggaggcggagccGGAAATGACGGCCAGCGGCAgtgcagcagaagcagctccACTGGCAGGCACATTGACGCTACCGAGCAATGCCACCTCCATACGGGCGGACATAACGGACAACTTTTCGTGTGCTAACAAATCCTATGGCTACTATGCGGATGTGGAGAACGATTGCCAGATCTTCCATGTGTGCCTGCCGGTGACCTACGCGGATGGCAAGGAGAATACCTTCCGCTGGAGCTTCATTTGCCCCGAGGAGACGATATTCAGTCAGGTAAGCGAGTCGCTAGCCCGCGATGCTAGATTCTGAATGCTAAAGTCCTTTCGCAGGAATCATTCACCTGTATGCGTCGCGAGGACATGACCATTGAGTGTGAGGACAGCTCCAGGTACTACGAGCTAAACGGGAACTTTGGCTTGCCCATGGAGGAGGAGAAGGAGAACGCCAATAAGccaggagcagcagcggctACAGAGAGTGAAGAGCCTGACCAACCCGAGGAAAGCGAAGTGCCTGCTCCTTCGGAGCCCGCTGCAGCCGTCGCTACGCCTGAGCCAGCGAAACCAGTGAAGGTGCAAAAGCCCAAGCCAAAGCCCAATCGCCGCAAGCCCGCCGTCACATACAACAAACCCGCCGTCGTATACAACAAGCCGCAACGAAAGGCGCCCGTTGTTGCCACAGCAGCTCCGGTTGTTGAACCCATCGTGGAATCAGAACCCGAAGTCGTTATCGTGCCTGTCCAGCAGGCGTCCAAGCATCCGAAGCCACAGCGTTTTAGCGTTCGGCCCAACAAGGATAAGCCCAAGCCGGTTGTGCCGGCAACTGCCGCGCCTGTTCGCAATGAGCTCTTCAATGCCATACGAAAGCGTCCGGCAATCTTCAACAAGAACAGCGTTTCCAGCACCGCAAAACCTGTGCAGGAGGCGACAGAGGCATCGGTCACTGAAGAAGTTGTCCAGGCGGAGCTGAATGAGCCGCAGCCCACGCTCAAATTGCAGACAATTTTTGTGGAGCCAGTTGCCCAGGCCTCCGAGCCAGTTGTGGCTATTGCACAGCCCGAGTTAGATgctgagccagagccagaggaGCCGGAAGCAGAGCCAGAACAAACCAAACTAAAGGAACCGATGGAGGAAGCTAGTCCAATGCCTGAGCAAATGCTTGAAATGAAGCCCATTGAAGCCATTCCAGAGATTCCAGCTGTGATTGTCGAGAGCTTGGCAGAAAAGCCACAAGAGATTGAGAATAAACCTCAAATGGAAGTTGTAGCCGAAGACAGTGCAATGGAGCCCGCGATTATGGAGCCTAGCGGCTCCGGTGAGGAAAGTTTGAACAATATTGAAGCGCTGGAGGCGGCAAAGCCAGCAGATGCGCCCGTCAGCCTGCCAGCTACGCCAGAAATGGCCAACCCCAGTCCCCTCGTGGAGGAGATGCTGGACAACAACAGCGAGGTACAGGAATCTCTTGGCGGCTTCAAGCCTGTCGATCCAGCCATGGCTGCGGAGGCGGAACAACTGATCACCGACTTTCTGAATACGTTGCGCAAGCACGAGAAGAAAACCGAAACTGAGCTGGCTAATGCTGCCATGGACATAGCCGAAACtgttgagcagcagcagccacaaaatCAAGAGATCGACTCGAACCCTGCGATTGAGGAAACCGAAGCCGTTTCCATTGAGGAGGCCAAGCTGCCCGAGCCCGACAAAGTAGATCCGATTGCATCGGTcgaggagcagctgctggaaACGGAGacgaaacagaaacagaaaccgGACTCGCCCATCATCAACATTATGCAGCTAAACCATTTGCCCGCAGACTATCAAATACCCGTGCAGGTGGTTGCCGCGCCAGAGCCAGAACCTGAAGCAGCCGAGGAATCGGCCAAAGAGACAGAAGTCAAAGAAGCAATCCAAGACGATGCCCAGGAGAGTCTGGCCTCAGCTGCCTATATGCCCGGCATCAGTATTGACGACATTGTGGAACTTGTCAAGGAACGTCTAGATCAGAATCCCAAGAATGAGCAGCTGACGCCCATGGAGCTGGTGCTCACACCAGGTGCTGCTGCTCCCATGACACTGATCGAGAGCACGGCAGAGCAAAAGCCAGAGAGAGAGCAATCtgcgccagctgcagctctaATTGTGGAGCcggcgccagctgctgcagagGAGGA
The sequence above is a segment of the Drosophila virilis strain 15010-1051.87 chromosome 3, Dvir_AGI_RSII-ME, whole genome shotgun sequence genome. Coding sequences within it:
- the LOC6636565 gene encoding neurofilament heavy polypeptide, yielding MWKFVCLMLLLATGCSAGPLAQQQRKNMPIVAREDSAPAVQESDMEAEAEPEMTASGSAAEAAPLAGTLTLPSNATSIRADITDNFSCANKSYGYYADVENDCQIFHVCLPVTYADGKENTFRWSFICPEETIFSQESFTCMRREDMTIECEDSSRYYELNGNFGLPMEEEKENANKPGAAAATESEEPDQPEESEVPAPSEPAAAVATPEPAKPVKVQKPKPKPNRRKPAVTYNKPAVVYNKPQRKAPVVATAAPVVEPIVESEPEVVIVPVQQASKHPKPQRFSVRPNKDKPKPVVPATAAPVRNELFNAIRKRPAIFNKNSVSSTAKPVQEATEASVTEEVVQAELNEPQPTLKLQTIFVEPVAQASEPVVAIAQPELDAEPEPEEPEAEPEQTKLKEPMEEASPMPEQMLEMKPIEAIPEIPAVIVESLAEKPQEIENKPQMEVVAEDSAMEPAIMEPSGSGEESLNNIEALEAAKPADAPVSLPATPEMANPSPLVEEMLDNNSEVQESLGGFKPVDPAMAAEAEQLITDFLNTLRKHEKKTETELANAAMDIAETVEQQQPQNQEIDSNPAIEETEAVSIEEAKLPEPDKVDPIASVEEQLLETETKQKQKPDSPIINIMQLNHLPADYQIPVQVVAAPEPEPEAAEESAKETEVKEAIQDDAQESLASAAYMPGISIDDIVELVKERLDQNPKNEQLTPMELVLTPGAAAPMTLIESTAEQKPEREQSAPAAALIVEPAPAAAEEDGPILPIYKRVSVADPAMSAAQTQPVTVSKVEGEATPQQEVIEVREPKSQTRMDARKRRFLFRADAS